A window of Nicotiana tabacum cultivar K326 chromosome 24, ASM71507v2, whole genome shotgun sequence contains these coding sequences:
- the LOC107776169 gene encoding cyclase-like protein 1, producing MSKLQITILHRTISSPVSSVSLLLLPNKKKDRKNPIINMTSHTLFALLLPLAAVLTLVSVVSAAGAVSTSDFQIITREERNYRQKKVIDISHKYVPDLPAFGSKNGLGNFIRLQTSIKLGDLSNDSVFNLSTHSGTHVDAPGHFNETLFELGYDVVSLDLRTLNGPVLVVETPRDKNITAEVMRSLNIPRGVKRVIFRTLNTDRRLMYKKEFDSSYTAFTSDGAEYLVQNTDIKLVGVDYLSVAINPKDQLTKVHQLLLAPKDIIPVEGLKLDDVVPGVYTIHCLPLRLNHGDGSPARCILFH from the exons ATGTCAAAACTACAAATCACTATTCTGCATAGAACTATTTCATCACCTGTCTCTTCAGtctctcttcttctccttccaaacaaaaaaaaagatagaaaaaaccCCATCATCAACATGACCAGTCACACACTGTTCGCTCTCCTGCTGCCGCTCGCCGCCGTACTGACACTTGTCTCCGTCGTCAGCGCCGCCGGGGCAGTGAGCACTTCTGACTTTCAAATTATCACGAGAGAAGAGAGAAATTACAGGCAAAAAAAGGTAATTGACATTTCCCATAAATATGTTCCTGATTTGCCAGCTTTCGGTTCAAAAAATGGGTTAGGCAACTTCATAAGACTTCAGACAAGTATCAAATTGGGTGATCTCTCAAATGATTCAGTCTTCAACCTTTCTACTCATTCTGGTACACATGTTGATGCTCCTGGACATTTCAATGAGACTCTTTTCGAGCTCGGTTACGATGTCGTTTCGCTTGATCTCCGAACCTTAAATG GTCCTGTTCTTGTAGTGGAAACTCCACGGGACAAGAATATTACAG CTGAAGTGATGAGGTCATTGAACATACCCCGAGGAGTAAAACGTGTTATCTTTCGAACATTAAACACCGACAG GAGGCTGATGTACAAGAAAGAATTTGATTCCTCCTATACAGCATTCACCTCAGATGGAGCAGAGTATCTGGTCCAGAATACTGACATCAAACTGGTTGGTGTTGATTACTTGTCTGTCGCAATTAATCCCAAGGATCAGCTCACTAAAGTTCATCAACTTCTTCTGGCTCCTAAA GATATAATTCCGGTGGAAGGCCTCAAGCTTGATGATGTCGTCCCAGGAGTTTACACAATTCACTGCCTACCTCTGAGGTTGAATCATGGCGATGGTTCACCTGCCAGGTGCATCCTCTTCCATTAA